From a single Drosophila sulfurigaster albostrigata strain 15112-1811.04 chromosome 3, ASM2355843v2, whole genome shotgun sequence genomic region:
- the LOC133843870 gene encoding serine/threonine-protein kinase N isoform X13 produces the protein MALTMNMVFLKDLRSRLKGYLHGEYIKHPVLYELSHKYGFTENLPESCMSIRLEEIKEAIRREIRKELKIKEGAEKLREVAKDRRSLSDVAVLVKKSKSKLAELKSELQELESQILLTSANTAVNSNGQEAIAFSGIDGSGAAQFGGLDGNNAMAAGAGGAPATPNDKVLASLEKQLQIEMKVKTGAENMIQSLGIGCDKKLLAEAHQMLDDSKAKIEFLRLRIIKVKQNREQADRMKAARQQNEEHGGVGILGTGSGLTQVQSLETTLEERIEELRHRLRIEAAVVDGAKNVIRTLQTANRAPDKKALQEAHGRLSESSRKLDLLRYSLELRRQELPSDSPTAQLLKQELQIVQQSTSPAPVHYTSLQSGPGGLLGGKSYQSVSSLGRCASVTGKLEVRLMGCQDLLEDVPGRSRRDKDNNSSPGDLRSFVKGVTSRSSSKSYSVKDETSFEIMAVIKLDNITVEQTSWKPCSQQAWDQRFSIDLDRSRELEIGVYWRDWRSLCAVKVLRLEEFIDDVRHGMALQLEPQGLLFAEIKFLNPMISQKPKLRRQRMIFNRQQAKNIPRAKQMNINVATWGRLLKRNPPSHGHLTSAGSTVSVGRASPPLASNNVSRDSESPISRTPSSDALAIEPEPYSPGEQAQNMEFDPDAGLHEHVETPGEYPDPAASGLSGMRPLSMHMQGISVLPPETPPPAAANNASNAGRPNTLSLQMPGKTPPTRTAAPTTAPPPPPVLKSVTPVLDQELQDALHEFDFLAELESYPNTLRRPLRPPTEQPQLELLEQQQQLERMAEAVMPLQESPPVLAEPLTSILPLANRHTHQPHHHHNQQQHHNSNCSQSSSHSNSNHFHKDRSQSASELSLPISNQFQFQQQPAMHHHQINASLVPNLLSKESPSAVEQQLHRPVLTLPPVVLLSGGRRADDEEPIPASPLVEYPEDDDEYLYNGGLQSSHSSSAGDRFCVEVIPQMGKLYLGTQQQQQQQQQQLAYVQSSPIIQEPPTPTIYGNSSTSAPQFPQPAQRQDKQQQQQQQQPIYANQYELNVAKASTGASTSGSGGRRNVARGLQYREPAGYEALRAGGQPPNAGMLSMENFRLLSVLGRGHFGKVILSQLRSNNQYYAIKALKKGDIIARDEVESLLSEKRIFEVANAMRHPFLVNLYSCFQTEQHVCFVMEYAAGGDLMMHIHTDVFLEPRAVFYAACVVLGLQYLHENKIIYRDLKLDNLLLDTDGYVKIADFGLCKEGMGFGDRTGTFCGTPEFLAPEVLTETSYTRAVDWWGLGVLIFEMLVGESPFPGDDEEEVFDSIVNDEVRYPRFLSLEAIAVMRRLLRKNPERRLGSSERDAEDVKKQAFFRSIVWDDLLLRKVKPPFVPTINHLEDVSNFDEEFTSEKAQLTPPKEPRHLSDDEQLLFQDFSYTAEWC, from the exons ATGGCACTGACAATGAATATGGTCTTTTTAAAGGATTTACGTTCACGTCTCAAAGGATATCTACAC GGCGAATACATAAAGCATCCCGTTCTGTACGAGCTTAGTCATAAGTATGGCTTCACAGAGAATCTGCCCGAGAGCTGTATGTCCATACGGCTCGAAGAGATCAAAGAGGCCATCAGACGCGAGATACGCAAGGAGCTGAAGATCAAGGAGGGCGCCGAGAAGCTGCGCGAAGTCGCCAAGGATCGTCGCTCGCTCAGCGATGTCGCCGTGCTCGTGaagaagagcaaaagcaaattggCCGAACTAAAGTCCGAGCTGCAGGAGCTCGAAAGTCAAATACTGCTAACCTCCGCCAACACGGCGGTCAATAGCAATGGTCAAG AAGCAATCGCATTTAGTGGCATTGATGGCAGCGGTGCTGCACAGTTTGGCGGTTTGGATGGCAACAATGCGATGGCCGCAGGTGCAGGCGGTGCACCGGCAACGCCCAATGACAAAGTGCTGGCCTCGCTGGAGAAGCAGCTGCAGATCGAGATGAAGGTGAAAACGGGCGCCGAGAATATGATTCAATCGCTGGGCATCGGATGCGACAAGAAGCTGCTGGCGGAGGCGCATCAAATGCTCGACGATTCAAAGGCCAAGATTGAGTTTCTACGCTTGCGCATCATCAAAGTCAAACAGAATCGCGAGCAGGCGGATCGCATGAAAGCCGCGCGTCAGCAAAACGAAGAGCATGGCGGTGTCGGAATTCTTGGCACTGGCAGCGGATTAACGCAAGTGCAGAGCCTGGAGACGACGCTGGAGGAGCGCATCGAGGAGCTGCGTCATCGTTTGCGCATCGAGGCCGCCGTCGTCGATGGAGCCAAGAATGTCATACGCACGTTGCAGACGGCGAATCGTGCGCCAGACAAGAAGGCATTGCAAGAG GCACATGGCCGTCTGTCGGAGTCGTCGCGTAAACTTGATCTCTTGCGGTACTCCCTGGAACTGCGTCGCCAGGAGTTGCCCAGCGACTCGCCCACCGCCCAGCTGCTCAAGCAGGAGCTGCAGATTGTCCAGCAATCGACGTCGCCGGCGCCCGTGCACTACACATCGCTGCAATCGGGTCCCGGGGGATTGTTGGGGGGCAAGTCGTATCAATCAGTATCGTCGTTGGGCCGGTGTGCCAGCGTCACGGGCAAGCTGGAGGTGCGTCTGATGGGCTGTCAGGATCTGTTGGAGGATGTGCCTGGACGTTCGCGACGCGACAAGGACAACAACTCGAGTCCGGGGGATCTGCGCAGCTTTGTCAAGGGCGTCACGTCGCGCAGCAGCTCCAAGAGCTACTCGGTGAAAGACGAGACCTCGTTCGAAATCATGGCGGTCATCAAGCTGGACAACATCACGGTGGAACAGACGTCGTGGAAGCCCTGCTCGCAGCAGGCTTGGGATCAGCGTTTCTCCATCGATCTAGATCGCTCCAGGGAGCTTGAGATTGGCGTTTATTGGCGGGACTGGCGTTCACTGTGCGCTGTGAAGGTGTTGCGCTTGGAGGAGTTCATTGACGATGTGCGCCATGGCATGGCACTGCAGCTGGAGCCGCAGGGTCTGCTCTTTGCCGAGATCAAGTTTCTCAATCCGATGATCTCGCAGAAACCGAAACTGCGCCGTCAACGCATGATCTTCAATCGCCAGCAGGCCAAGAATATACCGCGTGCCAAGCAAATGAACATCAATGTGGCCACCTGGGGCCGATTGCTCAAGCGCAATCCACCGAGTCACGGACACCTCACCTCCGCTGGCTCCACCGTCTCGGTGGGTCGGGCCTCGCCTCCGTTGGCCAGCAACAACGTGTCACGCGACTCCGAGTCGCCGATTTCTCGCACGCCTTCCTCCGATGCACTTGCCATCGAACCCGAACCGTATTCACCCGGCGAACAGGCCCAGAACATGGAGTTCGACCCGGATGCAGGACTTCACGAGCATGTGGAGACCCCAGGCGAGTATCCCGATCCCGCTGCCAGCGGCTTGAGCGGCATGCGTCCACTGTCCATGCACATGCAGGGCATCAGTGTGCTGCCCCCGGAGACGCCGCCGCCAGCGGCTGCCAACAATGCCTCGAATGCGGGCAGACCCAATACGCTCAGCCTGCAGATGCCTGGCAAGACGCCGCCCACCCGCACTGCCGCGCCCACCACcgcaccgccaccgccgcccgTGCTCAAGTCTGTTACGCCTGTGTTGGATCAAGAG TTGCAGGATGCGTTGCACGAATTTGACTTCCTCGCCGAGCTGGAGTCGTATCCCAACACGCTGCGTCGCCCGCTGCGACCACCAACGGAGCAGCCACAGCTCGAGTTGttggagcaacagcaacaattggaGCGCATGGCTGAAGCTGTTATGCCCCTGCAAGAGTCGCCACCCGTGCTCGCTGAACCACTAACCAGCATTCTGCCGCTCGCCAATCGCCACACTCACCAAccacaccaccaccacaaccaacaacaacaccacaacagcaactgcagccagagcagcagccacagcaacagcaaccattTCCACAAAGATCGCAGTCAAAGCGCTAGCGAGCTCTCCTTACCAATAAGCAACCAATTTCAGTTccagcagcaaccagcaatGCATCATCACCAAATCAATGCTTCCCTGGTGCCCAACCTCTTGTCCAAGGAGTCGCCATCGGCGGTGGAGCAGCAACTGCATCGTCCAGTGCTGACACTGCCGCCGGTCGTGCTCCTGAGTGGCGGACGTCGTGCGGACGACGAGGAGCCAATTCCCGCATCCCCGTTGGTCGAGTATCCCGAGGACGATGATGAGTATTTGTACAATGGGGGGCTGCAGTCCAGCCACAGTTCCAGTGCCGGCGATCGTTTCTGTGTGGAG GTTATACCACAGATGGGCAAGCTCTATTTGGgcacacaacagcagcagcaacaacaacagcagcaattggcCTATGTGCAGTCATCGCCAATAATACAGGAGCCACCCACGCCAACAATCTATGGCAACAGTTCGACGAGTGCTCCGCAATTCCCGCAGCCAGCGCAGCGTCAggacaaacagcagcaacaacagcaacagcaacccaTCTATGCCAATCAATACGAGTTGAATGTGGCCAAGGCCTCAACTGGCGCCTCAACTAGCGGCAGCGGCGGACGTCGCAATGTGGCACGTGGTCTGCAGTATCGTGAACCAGCTGGCTACGAGGCGTTGCGTGCCGGCGGCCAGCCACCGAATGCTGGCATGTTGTCGATGGAGAACTTCCGGCTGCTGAGCGTGCTGGGACGCGGACACTTTGGCAAGGTGATATTGTCGCAGCTGCGCAGCAACAATCAGTACTATGCCATCAAGGCGCTGAAGAAGGGCGACATCATCGCTAGAGATGAGGTCGAGTCGCTGCTCAGCGAGAAGCGCATCTTCGAGGTGGCCAACGCCATGCGCCATCCGTTCTTAGTCAATTTGTATTCGTGCTTCCAAACCGAG CAACATGTGTGCTTTGTGATGGAATACGCCGCCGGCGGTGATCTGATGATGCACATCCACACGGACGTCTTCTTGGAGCCGCGTGCTGTGTTCTACGCAGCTTGTGTGGTGCTGGGACTGCAGTATTTACATGAGAATAAGATCATCTATCGTGATCTGAAGCTGGATAACTTGCTGCTCGATACCGATGGCTATGTGAAGATTGCCGACTTTGGGTTGTGCAAGGAGGGTATGGGCTTTGGGGATCGCACTGGCACGTTCTGTGGCACACCCGAGTTCCTTGCACCTGAGGTGCTAACGGAAACATCGTACACACGTGCTGTGGACTGGTGGGGATTGGGTGTGCTCATTTTTGAGATGCTGGTGGGAGAG TCACCATTCCCGGGCGACGATGAGGAGGAAGTCTTTGACTCGATTGTTAACGATGAGGTGCGCTATCCGCGCTTCCTCTCACTGGAGGCCATTGCCGTGATGCGTCGG CTGCTGCGCAAGAATCCAGAGCGACGACTGGGCTCATCGGAGCGTGATGCGGAGGATGTCAAGAAGCAGGCGTTCTTCCGCTCCATCGTTTGGGATGATTTGCTGCTGCGGAAGGTGAAGCCACCATTTGTACCCACCATT AACCATTTGGAGGATGTCTCGAACTTTGATGAGGAATTCACGTCGGAGAAGGCGCAACTGACACCGCCAAAGGAGCCGCGACACTTGTCCGATGACGAGCAGCTGCTCTTCCAGGACTTTTCATATACGGCCGAGTGGTGTTAA
- the LOC133843870 gene encoding serine/threonine-protein kinase N isoform X4: MALTMNMVFLKDLRSRLKGYLHGEYIKHPVLYELSHKYGFTENLPESCMSIRLEEIKEAIRREIRKELKIKEGAEKLREVAKDRRSLSDVAVLVKKSKSKLAELKSELQELESQILLTSANTAVNSNGQEAIAFSGIDGSGAAQFGGLDGNNAMAAGAGGAPATPNDKVLASLEKQLQIEMKVKTGAENMIQSLGIGCDKKLLAEAHQMLDDSKAKIEFLRLRIIKVKQNREQADRMKAARQQNEEHGGVGILGTGSGLTQVQSLETTLEERIEELRHRLRIEAAVVDGAKNVIRTLQTANRAPDKKALQEAHGRLSESSRKLDLLRYSLELRRQELPSDSPTAQLLKQELQIVQQSTSPAPVHYTSLQSGPGGLLGGKSYQSVSSLGRCASVTGKLEVRLMGCQDLLEDVPGRSRRDKDNNSSPGDLRSFVKGVTSRSSSKSYSVKDETSFEIMAVIKLDNITVEQTSWKPCSQQAWDQRFSIDLDRSRELEIGVYWRDWRSLCAVKVLRLEEFIDDVRHGMALQLEPQGLLFAEIKFLNPMISQKPKLRRQRMIFNRQQAKNIPRAKQMNINVATWGRLLKRNPPSHGHLTSAGSTVSVGRASPPLASNNVSRDSESPISRTPSSDALAIEPEPYSPGEQAQNMEFDPDAGLHEHVETPGEYPDPAASGLSGMRPLSMHMQGISVLPPETPPPAAANNASNAGRPNTLSLQMPGKTPPTRTAAPTTAPPPPPVLKSVTPVLDQELQDALHEFDFLAELESYPNTLRRPLRPPTEQPQLELLEQQQQLERMAEAVMPLQESPPVLAEPLTSILPLANRHTHQPHHHHNQQQHHNSNCSQSSSHSNSNHFHKDRSQSASELSLPISNQFQFQQQPAMHHHQINASLVPNLLSKESPSAVEQQLHRPVLTLPPVVLLSGGRRADDEEPIPASPLVEYPEDDDEYLYNGGLQSSHSSSAGDRFCVEAKINLVHITIEPLEASPTTSFIIDDSLAETVAIESVLIESVESVQPIDEVIPQMGKLYLGTQQQQQQQQQQLAYVQSSPIIQEPPTPTIYGNSSTSAPQFPQPAQRQDKQQQQQQQQPIYANQYELNVAKASTGASTSGSGGRRNVARGLQYREPAGYEALRAGGQPPNAGMLSMENFRLLSVLGRGHFGKVILSQLRSNNQYYAIKALKKGDIIARDEVESLLSEKRIFEVANAMRHPFLVNLYSCFQTEQHVCFVMEYAAGGDLMMHIHTDVFLEPRAVFYAACVVLGLQYLHENKIIYRDLKLDNLLLDTDGYVKIADFGLCKEGMGFGDRTGTFCGTPEFLAPEVLTETSYTRAVDWWGLGVLIFEMLVGESPFPGDDEEEVFDSIVNDEVRYPRFLSLEAIAVMRRLLRKNPERRLGSSERDAEDVKKQAFFRSIVWDDLLLRKVKPPFVPTINHLEDVSNFDEEFTSEKAQLTPPKEPRHLSDDEQLLFQDFSYTAEWC; encoded by the exons ATGGCACTGACAATGAATATGGTCTTTTTAAAGGATTTACGTTCACGTCTCAAAGGATATCTACAC GGCGAATACATAAAGCATCCCGTTCTGTACGAGCTTAGTCATAAGTATGGCTTCACAGAGAATCTGCCCGAGAGCTGTATGTCCATACGGCTCGAAGAGATCAAAGAGGCCATCAGACGCGAGATACGCAAGGAGCTGAAGATCAAGGAGGGCGCCGAGAAGCTGCGCGAAGTCGCCAAGGATCGTCGCTCGCTCAGCGATGTCGCCGTGCTCGTGaagaagagcaaaagcaaattggCCGAACTAAAGTCCGAGCTGCAGGAGCTCGAAAGTCAAATACTGCTAACCTCCGCCAACACGGCGGTCAATAGCAATGGTCAAG AAGCAATCGCATTTAGTGGCATTGATGGCAGCGGTGCTGCACAGTTTGGCGGTTTGGATGGCAACAATGCGATGGCCGCAGGTGCAGGCGGTGCACCGGCAACGCCCAATGACAAAGTGCTGGCCTCGCTGGAGAAGCAGCTGCAGATCGAGATGAAGGTGAAAACGGGCGCCGAGAATATGATTCAATCGCTGGGCATCGGATGCGACAAGAAGCTGCTGGCGGAGGCGCATCAAATGCTCGACGATTCAAAGGCCAAGATTGAGTTTCTACGCTTGCGCATCATCAAAGTCAAACAGAATCGCGAGCAGGCGGATCGCATGAAAGCCGCGCGTCAGCAAAACGAAGAGCATGGCGGTGTCGGAATTCTTGGCACTGGCAGCGGATTAACGCAAGTGCAGAGCCTGGAGACGACGCTGGAGGAGCGCATCGAGGAGCTGCGTCATCGTTTGCGCATCGAGGCCGCCGTCGTCGATGGAGCCAAGAATGTCATACGCACGTTGCAGACGGCGAATCGTGCGCCAGACAAGAAGGCATTGCAAGAG GCACATGGCCGTCTGTCGGAGTCGTCGCGTAAACTTGATCTCTTGCGGTACTCCCTGGAACTGCGTCGCCAGGAGTTGCCCAGCGACTCGCCCACCGCCCAGCTGCTCAAGCAGGAGCTGCAGATTGTCCAGCAATCGACGTCGCCGGCGCCCGTGCACTACACATCGCTGCAATCGGGTCCCGGGGGATTGTTGGGGGGCAAGTCGTATCAATCAGTATCGTCGTTGGGCCGGTGTGCCAGCGTCACGGGCAAGCTGGAGGTGCGTCTGATGGGCTGTCAGGATCTGTTGGAGGATGTGCCTGGACGTTCGCGACGCGACAAGGACAACAACTCGAGTCCGGGGGATCTGCGCAGCTTTGTCAAGGGCGTCACGTCGCGCAGCAGCTCCAAGAGCTACTCGGTGAAAGACGAGACCTCGTTCGAAATCATGGCGGTCATCAAGCTGGACAACATCACGGTGGAACAGACGTCGTGGAAGCCCTGCTCGCAGCAGGCTTGGGATCAGCGTTTCTCCATCGATCTAGATCGCTCCAGGGAGCTTGAGATTGGCGTTTATTGGCGGGACTGGCGTTCACTGTGCGCTGTGAAGGTGTTGCGCTTGGAGGAGTTCATTGACGATGTGCGCCATGGCATGGCACTGCAGCTGGAGCCGCAGGGTCTGCTCTTTGCCGAGATCAAGTTTCTCAATCCGATGATCTCGCAGAAACCGAAACTGCGCCGTCAACGCATGATCTTCAATCGCCAGCAGGCCAAGAATATACCGCGTGCCAAGCAAATGAACATCAATGTGGCCACCTGGGGCCGATTGCTCAAGCGCAATCCACCGAGTCACGGACACCTCACCTCCGCTGGCTCCACCGTCTCGGTGGGTCGGGCCTCGCCTCCGTTGGCCAGCAACAACGTGTCACGCGACTCCGAGTCGCCGATTTCTCGCACGCCTTCCTCCGATGCACTTGCCATCGAACCCGAACCGTATTCACCCGGCGAACAGGCCCAGAACATGGAGTTCGACCCGGATGCAGGACTTCACGAGCATGTGGAGACCCCAGGCGAGTATCCCGATCCCGCTGCCAGCGGCTTGAGCGGCATGCGTCCACTGTCCATGCACATGCAGGGCATCAGTGTGCTGCCCCCGGAGACGCCGCCGCCAGCGGCTGCCAACAATGCCTCGAATGCGGGCAGACCCAATACGCTCAGCCTGCAGATGCCTGGCAAGACGCCGCCCACCCGCACTGCCGCGCCCACCACcgcaccgccaccgccgcccgTGCTCAAGTCTGTTACGCCTGTGTTGGATCAAGAG TTGCAGGATGCGTTGCACGAATTTGACTTCCTCGCCGAGCTGGAGTCGTATCCCAACACGCTGCGTCGCCCGCTGCGACCACCAACGGAGCAGCCACAGCTCGAGTTGttggagcaacagcaacaattggaGCGCATGGCTGAAGCTGTTATGCCCCTGCAAGAGTCGCCACCCGTGCTCGCTGAACCACTAACCAGCATTCTGCCGCTCGCCAATCGCCACACTCACCAAccacaccaccaccacaaccaacaacaacaccacaacagcaactgcagccagagcagcagccacagcaacagcaaccattTCCACAAAGATCGCAGTCAAAGCGCTAGCGAGCTCTCCTTACCAATAAGCAACCAATTTCAGTTccagcagcaaccagcaatGCATCATCACCAAATCAATGCTTCCCTGGTGCCCAACCTCTTGTCCAAGGAGTCGCCATCGGCGGTGGAGCAGCAACTGCATCGTCCAGTGCTGACACTGCCGCCGGTCGTGCTCCTGAGTGGCGGACGTCGTGCGGACGACGAGGAGCCAATTCCCGCATCCCCGTTGGTCGAGTATCCCGAGGACGATGATGAGTATTTGTACAATGGGGGGCTGCAGTCCAGCCACAGTTCCAGTGCCGGCGATCGTTTCTGTGTGGAG GCAAAGATCAATCTTGTACATATTACCATTGAACCCCTTGAGGCGTCTCCCACAACGAGCTTCATCATTGACGATTCCCTCGCGGAGACGGTGGCCATTGAAAGTGTTTTAATAGAATCGGTTGAGTCAGTGCAGCCCATCGATGAG GTTATACCACAGATGGGCAAGCTCTATTTGGgcacacaacagcagcagcaacaacaacagcagcaattggcCTATGTGCAGTCATCGCCAATAATACAGGAGCCACCCACGCCAACAATCTATGGCAACAGTTCGACGAGTGCTCCGCAATTCCCGCAGCCAGCGCAGCGTCAggacaaacagcagcaacaacagcaacagcaacccaTCTATGCCAATCAATACGAGTTGAATGTGGCCAAGGCCTCAACTGGCGCCTCAACTAGCGGCAGCGGCGGACGTCGCAATGTGGCACGTGGTCTGCAGTATCGTGAACCAGCTGGCTACGAGGCGTTGCGTGCCGGCGGCCAGCCACCGAATGCTGGCATGTTGTCGATGGAGAACTTCCGGCTGCTGAGCGTGCTGGGACGCGGACACTTTGGCAAGGTGATATTGTCGCAGCTGCGCAGCAACAATCAGTACTATGCCATCAAGGCGCTGAAGAAGGGCGACATCATCGCTAGAGATGAGGTCGAGTCGCTGCTCAGCGAGAAGCGCATCTTCGAGGTGGCCAACGCCATGCGCCATCCGTTCTTAGTCAATTTGTATTCGTGCTTCCAAACCGAG CAACATGTGTGCTTTGTGATGGAATACGCCGCCGGCGGTGATCTGATGATGCACATCCACACGGACGTCTTCTTGGAGCCGCGTGCTGTGTTCTACGCAGCTTGTGTGGTGCTGGGACTGCAGTATTTACATGAGAATAAGATCATCTATCGTGATCTGAAGCTGGATAACTTGCTGCTCGATACCGATGGCTATGTGAAGATTGCCGACTTTGGGTTGTGCAAGGAGGGTATGGGCTTTGGGGATCGCACTGGCACGTTCTGTGGCACACCCGAGTTCCTTGCACCTGAGGTGCTAACGGAAACATCGTACACACGTGCTGTGGACTGGTGGGGATTGGGTGTGCTCATTTTTGAGATGCTGGTGGGAGAG TCACCATTCCCGGGCGACGATGAGGAGGAAGTCTTTGACTCGATTGTTAACGATGAGGTGCGCTATCCGCGCTTCCTCTCACTGGAGGCCATTGCCGTGATGCGTCGG CTGCTGCGCAAGAATCCAGAGCGACGACTGGGCTCATCGGAGCGTGATGCGGAGGATGTCAAGAAGCAGGCGTTCTTCCGCTCCATCGTTTGGGATGATTTGCTGCTGCGGAAGGTGAAGCCACCATTTGTACCCACCATT AACCATTTGGAGGATGTCTCGAACTTTGATGAGGAATTCACGTCGGAGAAGGCGCAACTGACACCGCCAAAGGAGCCGCGACACTTGTCCGATGACGAGCAGCTGCTCTTCCAGGACTTTTCATATACGGCCGAGTGGTGTTAA